In the genome of Leptospira noumeaensis, one region contains:
- a CDS encoding alpha/beta hydrolase, producing MNKIKKYTVSGLIFSIILLSGIAYYFSSLVLYPKVKCNPDHHVFCNGPSEVGLEFEEVEIKTADNLNLVNYWIPAKQAKATIILVHGHGGQRNEGIRFAKSLHDAGYNLLLLSLRRNHGGFASMGFHEQKDVDAAIQFLKSKGYQKIGIFGFSMGSATSIIAMADHPEIQAGIFSSGYGSAIDVLVESAKRDFGIPYYPLIPVVKLALNYRGSMDIDTVRPIDKIASISPRPIAIFHCTKDDYVDYHHAEDLFAKAGEPKSLWSPECNRHERLWNFNPKEAESRAVGFFEKYLK from the coding sequence ATGAACAAAATCAAAAAATATACAGTTTCCGGATTGATTTTTAGTATCATCTTACTCAGTGGCATCGCCTATTATTTTTCCAGTTTAGTCCTTTATCCAAAGGTAAAATGTAATCCAGACCACCATGTTTTCTGCAATGGACCTAGTGAAGTTGGATTAGAATTTGAAGAAGTCGAAATCAAAACAGCGGACAATTTGAATCTTGTTAATTACTGGATTCCCGCAAAACAAGCAAAAGCCACAATCATCTTAGTTCATGGCCATGGTGGGCAAAGGAACGAAGGGATTCGCTTTGCCAAAAGCCTACACGATGCAGGTTATAATTTACTACTGCTTAGTTTACGTCGTAACCATGGAGGATTTGCATCCATGGGATTTCATGAACAAAAAGATGTGGATGCTGCCATTCAATTTTTGAAATCAAAAGGTTATCAAAAAATTGGAATCTTTGGATTCTCCATGGGTTCCGCCACAAGTATCATTGCAATGGCCGATCATCCAGAAATCCAAGCTGGTATTTTTAGCAGCGGTTATGGAAGTGCCATTGATGTTCTTGTAGAATCAGCAAAACGTGATTTTGGAATCCCTTACTACCCACTGATTCCCGTAGTCAAACTTGCGTTAAACTATCGTGGGAGTATGGACATTGATACAGTCAGACCTATTGATAAAATTGCCTCGATCAGTCCAAGGCCCATTGCCATCTTTCATTGTACAAAAGATGATTATGTAGATTACCATCATGCGGAAGATTTGTTTGCGAAAGCTGGTGAGCCAAAATCTCTCTGGTCACCTGAATGCAATCGCCACGAACGCCTTTGGAATTTTAATCCTAAAGAAGCAGAGTCAAGAGCCGTAGGGTTTTTTGAGAAGTATTTGAAATAA